ATACAAACTGTAATTTTGTGGTGGGACCAAAGAGAGAGTTGGATCAATCACTACTTTGTTTTgctttgttttgttgtttttataaatataagaaaagaagGGTCTTTGGAGGTTCATAGGACATGGTCAATCTTTACATTTCTTGTCCTATGATATGAATTTTCACCTCAATCATCAATAACAATCTTCAACTTGTTCAAATTCTACTTCTTTTACCTCCACCTTCAAGAAAGTAAGTAccctttatttctttcttctttatctTTGCAAAAATCTTGGCTTTTtgcttttctctctcttttttggTTATAGGAAACAAAAGTTTGCTTCTTTTTTATGGGGTGTTGATAAAAAGTGAGTCTGATCTGTACTTAGATAtcaatttttcaagaaatatgaTATTAGTGTATTTTCTGCTTCTGTTCTTGATTTCTCCTTATTGCTTTGGGTACTTGAGGACTTTATCTTGAATCTGAAGGTTTTGTTTGGATGTTTTACtgcatatatatacatatatagattGTTGTTGGTgatctaaattttttatcttGAATCTTTATATCCATTTGTAGAAAGCTTAGGGTTATAGTTAGAGAGTTAAGGGGTTAGGTTATATACTTtactaaatttatattttgggTTTGAAGTTGTATAATTTTGCATTGGAAATTAGGGTTTAGGATGGAAACCCAAAGAAGGGCTAGAAATAGGAAAGCGGCACCTTAACTTAATAGCTCGATTTCTTGTTCTTGAGCGGAAGGTACGCTCATACATCGCTATTTCTTAATCCTTGCGTCTAGGGATAATGAGTCGGTTGGCTCTTAGAATATAGCCTCTCTCGGGGTTAGCGGGCGAACTAAGGATTTCGTGCTTGCAAGGAAGTGTGCAAGTGGGTGAACGCATCACCAGTTATTTTGTCAAGTTTTATAGCATTTACGGTTAATAGGAGGTTGCTTGGATGGTAAGTATTTTTCACCTCCAATCCTGAGATTGTGAGTTCAAGTTATCGAGAGAGCAAAAtagtgggagctcctagggaggagTAAAAAAAAGAGCATTTATCTTCACATGTTTTTTCTGGAACAGCAAAGTGGAGAGAGGATGAGTAGAAATAACaatttttgctttatttttttggtaaccTCTTCTTTTTTGGTTGCAAGAAAGTAAATTTGGCTACTTTCTTAGAGAAAGGTTAGTAGTATGGGCTACTTCAGTTCTTGAATACTTAAATCTTGATTGCTAAATGGCACAAAATTGAACTGAAATGACCGAGAATCTTTCGGAAATAGCCTCTCTACCTTatcaaaggtaggggtaaggtctgtgaATACTCTATCCTCCTCAGACCTTACTAGTGGAATTACACCTGAACTGATAGGACAGAAGATGGGGATTCTGGTTAATGGGACTTCTTCCATTTGTTTAGATGTGGCTCCAATTTTCATTCCTAAACTAGAAATAAATATGCATTCCTAAGTTTCTCACCTGCTCTGTTGTAATGCTTCAATCATCTCTAGATGTTACATTGATGTGTATACTATAGATTATTAGCTAAGAGGAATCAATCTAATCTGCTTCTGTTGGAGTTTACATCATGCATCTATTGGTTTGGTCACTGGTGTAAACACCGCGTGTGGATAAGTGTTTACCATATCATAATTTGTGGACTCACTGTTGTGATCTGCTTCAACGTTTCTTTACAATACCTGATTTCTATTTCTATGCAGATCCAGTGCATTGAGTTCTTCCAAAAGTTTGGCTTGAAGAGAAATTCCTCACCTCTACACTAGGTAAATTTTTGTATCACTACTAGTCTGATTCTCAGTAGATGTTATTTGGTCATTGACCTAATGTTTCTGTTAAGTTCGAGTACTTACATTATGTCAAACATTAATGTATAGTGCTATGAAATGCTTCATCTTCACAGAAATACACATAAAGAATAACACAAATAACAGTAAAAATGGCTGCTTTGATGCTTTGAAACTGGTGACTCTTAACCGTTTCTCTTCAAAATGACCAATGATCAACCTCTATTTGCATTATTTTGCCTTCTGTACTATCAAAGAAGTATGGACAGGGATGGAACTTtgttgcttaacttgaaacgtctactgatgctacttcctctGAGCAATCTGTTTAATCTTTTTTCTACTTGAGGTCCGAAAGGAAACTAAACCAATTGAGGCCCTTCCAGAATGTGTCAAGTTAGGAAAATCGTTATGAAAAGTAACTTACGGCAAAaattttggaattatttttttattataccTATATGAAGATGGATTGTAATGCTGCTTTTGCTGAAAGAAAATGTGGGACTTGATTTTAGACCATCAGAGTCTCTTTGCTTGGTAACTTATTATATCTTCTTTGAAGTCCTGTATGACGTTCCAAATTGTCGACATTTCTTTCATTATCCAGGTTCCTATTCATAATGGGACTCTCACCATATACGACTCCGGCAGATGCAGGAGTGTTCTGTGTGATTCTGGTTAGTACAGCCATATCCATCTCTATTGTCAAGGGAATGGTTCGATCTATCCTTCATGTGATTGGCATCAACTTTGCATCATGGGAAGAATATTCTATTGAAGGCCCCTTGGACCCATTTGAGTGTCGTGGGAGCCCCTCAGGATCATACATGGAGGAGTTCCGAAGCAGAACCCCTGCTGTTCGTTACGATTCATTGTGTATATCTAATCACCCTACACAAGAATGCCCGGTATGTCTGGCAGATTTCAACCATGACGCGGAGATAAACCACCTCTCATGTGGCCATGTTTTTCATAAGCTCTGTCTCGAGAAATGGCTAAAGAATTGGAATGTCACCTGCCCTCTCTGCAGGAATTACATTATGCCTAAAGAAGGTGAGGAAGATACTTGTCCGATGTGAATTTTGTAGTTTGTCAGGCTACTCCTTCTGTTCGAGATGTTCTGATGTACAGCTTAGTTGGGTAAAAGTTTTATAGATGACTGCCTGATCGTTGAGACGGCATAATTCTGTAACCTTTTATGCTGTAATACTCTGCGTCCTATCATAGTGACGGGTCTCTTTGTTGCGACCAAGAATCCATACATTGTTGTACATATGTTATGAAATTGCCACTTCCTGATGTTTTCCATCTTCTGGCTTAGCTAGCAACCTTATAAGGGAACATTTTAATGCTTGATTGATATGGTGAAATGTCACATACTCCTTAGATCTTTTGCattgtttgaaaattatatGGCCAAGGCACAGGAGGTTTGAGTTTCCTGTGAAATAGATCTCTCTTAAATCCCTGCTCATTCAATGTTTGGTTCAACCCTTGCTATGGAGAAAATtctgttgggagcgccacctaCAGTGCGTGATCTGGATTTAGTTGGAGCTCCAATGTAGGCATCCAATGTGCTCATCTTATTTTCTCTGTGTGCTGCTAAAGTCCTTGAATAAGAGGAAAAGGATGGAAAGatagagaaaagaaaaacactGAGATCCAGTGTTAATAGAGGAAgttaaaagtgaaaatataaCAGAGGGGGTATTGTTGCAATTAAACTGAATAgtgaaattttacttttttcaaactaacaacaataacatacttaGTGGAAGTCATTGGTGGAAAGAGGGTAGCAGATCTTACTTCTATTTGTGGAGGTAAAGAGATTATTTTCAGAGGACATTCGGGGTCAGTACAACAAATCAAAGTAgatatgaaaaggaaaaaatgaccGTAAAGAAGGCATAACAACTAATTAAAGGAAAcgataacaacaacaaaatagtataataattGAAATTTACTAAACAACATATGATAATAGAAATCAAAAGCAATACACTATAAGAATAAGGCTAAAGCGTACTACGACAGATAACACTTCACTATCTACTAACCTTATGCCCTATTTGTGACCACCACACCCTCTTAAGGTTATGTTTTCGATGATTTAAGTTGTGTcatgtcctgtctaatcacaTCTCTCCCATACCTTTTCAATCTACCTCTTCATTTGCTTGTACACACTATATCCAACCTCTTGCACCTTCTCACGATGCGCTTCTCCACTTCACATGTTCTAACCATCTCAGTCtgactttccttattttatcCACCACGGAAGTCACTCCCATCTTGTCGAGGATATCCTCATTCTTGATCTTATCGCCCCTAATATGCCCACACATTCATCTAAGatttgatattattatatttctacTTCATAAGTATAAATTTCTTGTTTTAATATTCAATTTCTTACCTACACAAtctaaagaaatattaaatagaCAGGATacatattatcaattgaaaaggaaGAGGATTAAAAGAGTTGAGCCAATATGGAAACAGAGACAGTAGCTTTCTTGAAAGCCCTGAGATATTGTAGAATGCATAATGTTTTCCTTCAAACTGTCTAAGGAACATTATGCATCAAGTGTGAAAAATGTCTTGGAAAATAGCTAGGAGGGTTGAGG
The DNA window shown above is from Solanum stenotomum isolate F172 chromosome 6, ASM1918654v1, whole genome shotgun sequence and carries:
- the LOC125867892 gene encoding probable E3 ubiquitin-protein ligase XERICO gives rise to the protein MGLSPYTTPADAGVFCVILVSTAISISIVKGMVRSILHVIGINFASWEEYSIEGPLDPFECRGSPSGSYMEEFRSRTPAVRYDSLCISNHPTQECPVCLADFNHDAEINHLSCGHVFHKLCLEKWLKNWNVTCPLCRNYIMPKEGEEDTCPM